Proteins encoded together in one Festucalex cinctus isolate MCC-2025b chromosome 8, RoL_Fcin_1.0, whole genome shotgun sequence window:
- the LOC144023627 gene encoding EKC/KEOPS complex subunit TP53RK-like, giving the protein MASNSRVEPPDFLRTENLLKQGAEARVYRTVFLGRPTIVKERFPKRYRHPVLDGKLTHRRTVQEVRSILRCRRAGISAPVVYFVDYKSHCIFLEEIVGSSTVRDHIASAQLSDSSCPDVELEHLAKKMGHILAKMHDEDVIHGDLTTSNMLLRCPSGHSESDLVLIDFGLSYISALPEDKGVDLYVLEKAFLSTHPNTETLFETLLKSYTTSSKKSEAVIKKLDEVRLRGRKRSMVG; this is encoded by the exons ATGGCAAGTAACAGCAGAGTAGAGCCACCTGACTTTCTAAGAACAGAAAATTTATTAAAGCAAGGCGCAGAAGCGCGAGTATATCGGACTGTGTTTCTTGGGAGGCCGACAATTGTGAAAGAAAGGTTCCCGAAACGTTACAGACACCCAGTGTTGGACGGAAAACTGACACATCGTCGGACTGTGCAAGAGGTTCGTTCTATTCTGCGCTGTCGGAGAGCAG GCATATCAGCCCCTGTAGTCTACTTTGTGGACTACAAATCCCACTGCATTTTCTTGGAGGAAATCGTGGGTTCCTCGACAGTGCGCGACCACATTGCTTCCGCTCAGCTGTCTGATTCCTCCTGTCCTGATGTGGAGCTGGAGCATCTGGCCAAGAAGATGGGCCACATCCTGGCCAAAATGCACGACGAGGATGTCATCCACGGCGACTTGACCACCTCCAACATGCTGCTGAGGTGTCCATCAGGGCATAGCGAGTCCGACCTGGTCCTCATCGACTTTGGTTTAAGTTACATCTCGGCTTTGCCAGAGGATAAGGGGGTAGATTTGTATGTGCTGGAGAAAGCTTTCCTCAGTACTCATCCCAACACAGAAACACTGTTTGAGACGCTACTGAAGAGCTACACAACCTCATCCAAAAAATCAGAAGCAGTCATTAAAAAGCTTGATGAAGTTCGTTTAAGGGGGAGAAAACGGTCAATGGTGGGATGA